The genome window CAGAACACCCGATGCGCGACCGAGGTCAGCGGCCCGATTTCATCCAGTGCCACACGCACAGCGACAAAGGATGCGCCCCATAGAAGGGCAAGAAGGCTCATTTCGAGCCACGCGCGCGGCGGGATGGTTCTTTGTGCAATCATGGGATGGGTTTAGGCGGTTCGGCAAGGCTGGACGACCCGAAAGATGCGCAACCATAAAAAACGCCGCCCGAGGGTGTCGGGCGGCGTGATTATTGCAGGTTGATCTATGTGGATCAAAAGGTGAAACCGACTTTCACACCAAAGGCCACCGCGTCGTTGTCTTCAAAGTCGGCTGCGGGTGCAAAACCGGGAATGGCCGTCTCTGCGTCACCGATGTTGACGTAGCGCACGCCGGTGGTGATTTTCATGTTGTCGCGGGTATAGACGGCAGCCAGCGCAATGCTTTTGTTGCCATCGGTCGGGCCGAGGTTCGAAGCGAAACCGCCGTTGGATTTCTCGTAACCGACGGAGGCCGAGACTGACCAGTTGTCGTTCAGACGGCGGCCCACACCCAGCGAGTAGGTGAACACGTCGTCGTCATAGCTGACGAGGGAGCCGCCGCTTGTCAGCGTGTCGTAGTTCGTCGGGGAAATGTCGAAGTCGGACCAATCGACCCAGCGGACGCCACCAAAGAGAAGTGTATCGGCAGCGATCCCCGTTTGGAACTCAAGGTTAAGCGACTGCGGTGTTTCAATCTCCGTTTCCGAAGTGGTGGACCCGAGTGCAACAGAGTTCTCGCTGGTGTCGAGGTCGTGCTTGATCTTGGAGTTATAGGTCAAGGACACGCGCATGGCGATGTCGGGGCGCTCATAGGCAACGCCAGCAGAATAGCCGACACCGATATCACGATCACCGGTCACGCTATAGTTCGAAACGAAGGGCACAGCCGCTGTGGCTTCGATAGACTGCACACGCAGGCCGCCATGAACGCTGAAGTTGTCGTTCACGCGGTAGCGCATGAGCCCGGTCAGCGCATGGCTGTCAAGATCGGCCTGTGACCCAGCCGCGTAGTAGCCCGTGCCAGCGGGGTAATCGACATCTGCGCCAAACGGTTGATCGTAAATGATCGCATAAGACCATTTCTCGTTGATATCGGCTTTGTATGCTGCGCCGAACTGCAAGAAGTTTTCTGTCGCATTGCCTGAATCGCGGCTGCCAAGCCCAGCCACCGAAGTACCCGATGTATCGGGCGAGATATGCCCGAAGCTAAACTCTGCATAACGCCCGCTTTCGAACAGGGCGTTGATGGACTGACCAGAGCGGTCAATGCCGCCCGCATGTACGGCGGCGGTCGACGCCAGAAGCGCCGGAAGTGCCAAGAAATGTGATTTCATGTTTCTCTCCCAAGGTTCTGCGGCGATCCTCCTCGGCGCAGGTTGGAACGATCTAAGCGGATTGCTGCCGTTTGCGTCAATTCCTGACCTAAGGTCAGGCGCATATCTGTGACAAAATTACTGAATGTGTGGTTTGCGGGTCTCGAACCAGATGTTGAGATAGTTGCCTGCAAAGATGATCCCGGCACCGATGAACACCCAGACATCCAGCGCTTCACCATAGAGTAACATCCCCACCACCGCGATGGCCGGAAGGCGGACAAAATCGATCGGCACTACCACGGTCGCAGGGGCAATGCTAAGCGCGTTGGTCAAGCAGTAATGGGCCAGCAGGCCGCAAGCGCCGACCAGCAGCAGGAAGGGCGCTGTTTCCGCTGTGGGCAGCGCGACATCTCCGTCATATCCGGCGGCGATGAGGCCGAAAACCAGTTGCAGTGTGGTGAGGTAGAACAGGATCGTAGTGATCCCTTGGCTGCGCGTTAACCGTTTCGTTAGTACATTGGTCAGCGCAAAGAAGACGGCACATGCCGCAGCCGCCAGAATGCCGGTGTTAAGGTTGCCAATGTCGGGCCGTGCGACGATCAGAATGCCGATGAACCCCATAATCCCGGCCAGCGCCCGTGTCGCGGTCAGCCGTTCCCCCAACAAAAAGATCGACAGGACGATGACCCAGAGCGGGGAGGTGAACTCAAGCGCGAAGACCTGCGCCAGCGGGATTAGCGACACCGCCAGGAACCACAGGTTTTGCCCGGTGAAATGCGCAAGGTTGCGGATAAGTTGCAGACCGAAGTTGCGGGTGTTGATCTGCCGCCATGCGCCGGTGGCGCCTGCAAGTGTAACGACGATGATCACGCCGATCACACTGCGGTAGAGCATCACCTCAAACGTATCGAACCGCGCCGAAAGCTCGCGCCCCGCAACCGCCATGGTTGAGAAGGAGCCGATAGACCCGATCATCCAAAGGGCGGCGCGGAAGGTGGGGGTCATGCAGGGCTCGTGATCTGATAGTCGCGTGTGATCCCGGCGGTAAGCGTGGCCCAGTCTGATGCAGCGGCGCGGGCTTGGTGGGCGTCAAAGGCGGTGCGGTCGGTGAACAATTCGGTCACCTGCCAGACAAGGGGATCATCGGTGGGGGTCACGTCGAACCGCAAACATCCTGGCTCGGCACGGGTGAGACGCAGATGCGCGTCAAGCCCTGCGCGCACCCGATCCGCCTCGGCCCGGGTGGCGCAGCGAAGGTGGCCGCTGAGGACCACCTTCATGTTTATTCCCACTCGATGGTACCCGGAGGTTTCGAAGTGATGTCATAGGTGACACGGTTGATGCCCGGCACCTCGTTGATGATCCGCGTGGCGGTTTCGCCAAGGAAGTCATGGGTGAAGGGGTAGTAGTCCGCGGTCATACCGTCCACGGAGGTCACCGCGCGCAGGGCGCAGGCGAAGTCATAGGTACGGCCATCGCCCATCACGCCCACGGTACGCACTGGCAGGATCGCCACGAAGGCTTGCCAGATATCGTCATAGAGGCCGTGGCGGCGGATTTGGTCGATATAGACCGCATCGGCCTCGCGCAGGATCGCCAGTTTTTCACGGGTGATCTCACCGGGGCAGCGGATCGCGAGGCCCGGCCCGGGGAAAGGGTGGCGACCAATGAACGATGGCGGCAAACCGAGTTCACGGCCCAACTCGCGCACTTCATCCTTGAAGAGTTCACGCAGCGGCTCGACCAGTTTCAGGCCCATCTTTTCGGGCAGGCCGCCGACATTGTGGTGGCTTTTGATCGTCACCGAAGGACCACCCGAGAAGCTGACGCTTTCGATGACATCGGGGTAGAGCGTGCCTTGTGCCAAGAAGGTCGCATCGCCGACATCTTTTGCGTGTTTCTGGAACACATCGATGAAAAGCTTGCCGATGATCTTGCGCTTGGTCTCGGGGTCAGAGACGCCGTCCAACTCGCCCAAGAAGAGCTCCTGCTCGTCGGCGTGGATCAGCGGCATGTTGTAATGGTCGCGGAACATGGTGACGACCTCTTCGGCCTCACCCTTGCGCAGCAGACCGTGGTCGACAAAGACGCAGGTGAGCTGATCGCCGATCGCTTCGTGGATCAGCACGGCGGCGACGGAACTGTCGACGCCACCCGACAGACCGCAGATCACCTTCTGGTCGCCCACTTGCTCACGAATGGCGGCAATCGCCTCATCGCGGTAGGCGCTCATGGTCCAGTCGCCCTTGAAGCCTGCCAGACGCACGAAATTCTCATAGAGGCGCGGGCCGTTGGGGGTGTGGTGCACCTCGGGGTGGAACTGCACGGCGTAGAAGTTGCGCGACACGTCGCCGGTAATGGCGAAAGGCGCGTTGGGGGAGGTGCCATAGACCTCGAACCCCGGAGCAATCTTGCTGACGTGGTCGCCGTGGCTCATCCAGACCTGTTCGCGATCTGTGGCGAACCAGCCTTCCAGCAGTTCAAGCTGTTGGCCTGTGGGGGTTACGAAAGCCCGGCCAAACTCGGCGGTGCCGTGGCCACGCTCCACATGACCGCCAAGGCAATGCATCATGACCTGCTGGCCATAGCAGATGCCAAGGATCGGCACGCCCAGTTCAAACACAGCCTGCGGCGGCATTGGCGCGCCTTCGGCAAACACAGAAGACGGGCCACCCGACAGGATCACCGCCTTGGGCGCGAATTCCTTGAGGAAAGCATCGTCCACCGTGTTGAATGGGTGGATTTCGCAAAAGACATTCAGCTCCCGCAGGCGACGCGCGATAAGCTGCGTAACCTGGCTGCCGAAGTCGATGATGAGGAGGCGGTCATGGGTGATATCTGTCATGGGGGTGTGATTAGGCCCGAGAGGCTGCTGTGGCAAGTCTCAAGCGGGCCGAAGACAGGCACCTGCGGCGTTTAATCCGCGGAGGAGGCGCGCGGGCGGCACGCGATGTCGCTTTTTGCCGCTAGGGGACGTTATCCGCGCGAAGGGGGCGCTGGGAATGGGCTAGTGACAGGTCAAGAGTTGCGGGAAGGAATGAGCAATGGCGGAATCAGCACGACGGGCACGCGGCGGCGGAGGTGCGGCACGGCGCGCGGCACGCACAGCGGTCTCCTTTGAGACAGCGCGCTATATCGAGCGTAATATCCCGAACTTCGAAGTGCTGACTGAAGAAGCGTTGAAGATCATCGAGCATAACGCCGACACGGTGCTTGAAGAGATCGGCGTGAATTTCCCCGATAATCCCGATGCGCTGGCACTCTGGCGTGAGGCCGGTGCTGATGTGCAGGGGGAGCGGGTACGTATCCCACGGGGGTTGGCCCGCAAGCTGTGCTCTACGGCACCGTCAACGATCACCCAAGTGGCGCGTAACCGGGAGCGGGATGTTGTGATCGGGGGTAAAAGCCTTGTCCTCGCACCGGTCTATGGCCCGCCTTTCGTGCGCGATGCCGCCGGGGGACGCCGTTATGCCACGATGGCGGACTTCGAGAAATTCGTGAAGCTGGGCTATATGTCGAAATGGCTGCATCACTCGGGGGGGACGGTATGCGAGCCGACCGATATCCCGGTGAACAAGCGCCACCTCGATATGCTGCACGCGCATATGACGCTGAGCGACAAACCCTTCATGGGTTCGGTGACCGAACCTTCGCGGGCGCAGGACAGTGTCGATATGTGCGGCATCCTTTTCGGTAAGGACTTCGTGCAGGAAAACACGGTGATGACCTCGCTCATCAACATCAATTCGCCGATGACTTTTGACGATGTGATGATGGGCGCGCTCAAGGTCTATGCCGAGAACAATCAGGCCTGCATCATCTCTCCCTTCATCGTCGGGGGGGCTATGGCGCCGGTAAGTGTTGCCGGGACACTGACGCAGGTCTTGGCCGAGACACTGGCCGGCATTGCCTATAGCCAGCTTGTCCGCCCCGGTGCGCCTGTCATCATGGGGGCCTTTGTGACCTCCATTGACATGAACAGTGGTGCGCCGACCTTTGGCACGCCGGAGGCTGCGCATATCACCTATGGCGCTGGGCAATTAGCACGGCGTTTGAACCTGCCATATCGCAGCGCTGGGTCGTTCAATGGCTCGAAGCTGCCCGATGCGCAGGCAGCTTATGAAACCTCGAACAGTCTGAACATGGGCCTGTTGTCTGGGGTGAACTTTATGCTGCACGCCTGTGGCTGGCTGGAAGGGGGGCTTGTGTCTTCGTTCGAGAAGTTCGTCATGGATGCGGATCAACTGGGCACGCTGCATCACCTCGCCCGGGGGGTAGAGATGGACGAGAACGCCCAAGCGATGGACGCGATCCGTGAGGTCGGGCCGGGGGGGCATTACCTTGGCTGCGCGCATACGCAAAACAACTTTCGCGAGGCGTTTTGGAAATCCGACCTGCTGGATTACAAACCCTTCGAGACTTGGTCAGACGAAGGCGCGCGCGATACACAAGCGCTTGCCTCCGCACGGGTGGAAAAGTTGCTGGCCGATTACCAGCAACCAGCGTTGGACCCGGGCATTCGCGAAGCCCTTGATGCCTTTGTAGTTGAGCGCAAAGCCGCAGAACCCGATAGCTTTACGTAGGATAATCCGGCGGGGGGCAATCCCCCCGCGATCGGGTCACGCGCTGGGGGTTTGGGTGGTTTTGAGAAAACGCGCTTCCCCCACCATTGCGATCAGCACATCAACATGGCGGATCAGGCTATAACTCGCATCTGCGGCTTTGCGCTGGGTATTCAAATCGGCCTCAATCTCGGTCAATTTTAGCAACGCGGTACCGTGACGCGGCAGGATCCCGAACCCCAATATACGGGGCAAATGGGTGCCGCGTTGATAGTCTTCGGCACCGATCCGCGCGGCGCGCATCAACAGGCGCGGGCGGTGAAGTTTTGTCAGCATGGTCAGCAGATCTTGCATTACACTCTCTCCGGTTGAGGGGCGGTGAATCACCCCGACAAGTGAAGTGTTTCACAACCTTTCCGGGTGTTGCGTGTTGCGTATTCTCGCCGTGCGGCGCGTTCCCTTGCTGTTTACCATTTGGAAACAATGATCTCCAAACGCGATGATTTTAACGAACGGGTAACCAAAACATCCATAGGTTGTGAACATCTCCGAGGATAACTCCTCGGCTTGGGGACCCGCCAAAATGGAAGTGGCAGTCAATTGAAGGCGCATCACCAAACCCAACAGACAGTCATGCCGGGATGGGTGCCGCATGGGGCCCTGCATTACCTCGCACATACGGAGACCGGCGCACCGATCCGGGCTTTGGCACGCCAAGCTGGCTGTCATGCCTCAACGATCATGCGACAAATTCGCCGTATCGAGACTCGGCGCGACGATCCGCTGGTGGATGCAGCCCTGCGCAGGCTCGGCGCGGTGCGGCGTGGCTTGGATTGTACTGCTGGCCCCCCAGCAGGAAAGACAGTGACAATGAACAAGCGTTCGGCACAACTTCCCGATGAAATGACGTTCGCCGCCGAGGCGTTGCGCGTCCTACGTCGCTTGCATGAGACCGGCGCCGTGTTGGCCGTGGCCGAGGGCATGGAAAAGGCCGTCGTGGTGCGCGAGACAGAAACTGGCCCCGGCGCGCGGACTGCCGTAGTCGATAGCGCCGTGGCGCAGGCGATGGCGCTGAAGGATTGGATTGCGCCGGGAAGCTCAGGGCGGGTGACACGCTATCATATCACCAGCGCGGGCCGAGGCGCATTGCGCCGCATGATGGCCGAACAAGGTGAGACACCGGCAGGCGGCTTTGCCGAGGATCGGGCCACGTTTTCAGGTATGCCCTGCGATCAATCAGGTGAGGAGGGTACAGCTGGTGCGCAGCCGCGCCGCAGCCGCTATTGCCTATCGGAAAGCCCGCTTTCCGCGCTTGCGCGGCGGCGCGACAAATCTGGCACGCCTTTCTTGGAGGAGGGAATGGTGCACGCAGGCGAACGGCTGCGTGAGGATTTTGAATTGGCGCAGATGGGCGGTGGCATAACACAAAACTGGGATAATTTTCTAACCCCCGGTGCAAAACCAACCGCGCGTGGCGATAATTCGGGCGTCATGGCAGCAGCCGAGGCACGCAAGCGGGTAGCCGATGCCATGGCCGATCTTGGCCCCGGTCTGTCGGACGTGGTGCTGCGCTGTTGTTGCTATCTGGAAGGGTTGGAAACCACGGAAAAGCGGCTGGGATGGTCGGCACGCTCCGGCAAGATCGTGCTGCGGATCGCGCTCATGCGGCTCAAGCGGCATTACGACGAAACCGTAGGGCCGGGTGGCCCGATGATCGGATAAAAAAGGGGCGGCAGGGTAAATGCCCTGCCGCCCCAATCGTCCTAGTCAGCGACTTTGGTCGGTGTTTCATCTGTCACCGAAATCGCTACTTCGTCTTTCTCGCAAGCGTTACGCACACCGGCGGCATAGTCGGGGTGCACTTTTTCCAGCACCGCATACCAGCGTTCTTTTACCTGCTGCGAACAAGGCGCCATGGCACCGGCCATGTTCTCATGCAGACGGTCACGCTGCGCCTGATCGAACACCTCGGTATAGAGCTTGCGCGGTTGAACGTAATCGGCGTCCGTCTCCTCTTGGACATAGCGATCTGCATCGCCCGAGATGCGCAGCGGTGGTTCTTGCACCGACGGGTCGGGGCGGGCCGATTCCTCATACTGGTTCGGCTCGTAATAGGCATCCGGGTGGCCGGTCTGCTGCGGGAAGAACCGCATGGAGCCGTCCTTGTGGTAGTGGTGCATCGGCGCGGCCTTGGGCGCGTTGGCGGGCAGGGCCTCGTAATGCGTGCCAAGACGGTAGCGGTGCGCATCCGCATAGGAAAAGACCCGTGCTTGCAACATCTTATCGGGTGAGAAACCGATTCCCGGCACCTTGTTCGAGGGCGAATAGGCAGCGTTCTCGATGCTTTGGAAGTAGTTGTCGGGGTTGCGGTTGAACTCCAGCATGCCAACCGGGATCAGCGGGTAATCCGCATGCGGCCAGACTTTGGTCAGATCAAAAGGGTTGAAACCGCAGGTCTCGGCCTCTGCCTCGGGCATGACTTGGATGTTCAGCTCCCATTTCGGGTGGTCGCCGCCTTCGATTGCGTTGAAGAGATCCTCTTGGAAGTTTTCACGTGTCGAGCCGATCAGCTTTTCCGCGTCTTCATTGGTGCGGTTGCGGATTTCCTGCTGGCAGCGGAAGTGGAATTTCACCCAGTGCCGCTCGCCCTTGGCGTTCCACATCGAATAGGTGTGGCTGCCGTAGCCGTGCATGTGCATCGGGTTCACCGGAATGCCGCGGTCCGACATCAGGATGGTGACCTGATGCACCGACTCAGGCTGTGCGGCCCAGAAGTCGAACATCGCCTCGGGCGAACGCAGGTTGGTGCGCGGGTGGCGTTTCTGGGTGCGGATGAAGTCCGGGAATTTATAGGCGTCGCGCACAAAGAAGATCGGGGTGTTGTTGCCCACAACGTCCCAGTTGCCTTCTTCGGTGTAGAATTTCACCGAGAAGCCGCGCACGTCACGCTCACTGTCGGCCGCGCCCAATTCGCCCGCCACGGTGGACCAGCGCGACAGGATTTCGCAGGTCTTGCCGACCTGCGAGAAGATCGCGGCACAGCTATATTCGCTGATGTCATGTGTCACGGTAAAGGTGCCTTCGGCGCCCCAACCCTTGGCGTGAACGGCACGCTCTGGAATACGCTCGCGGTTTTGGTGCGCCAGCTTTTCGATCAGTTGGTAGTCGTCGAGCAGCACCGGGCCACGGCTGCCGGCGGTTTTGCTGGTTTCATTGGTCGGCATCGGTGCGCCGGCGGTGGTGGTGAGACGCTTGCTCATCTTGGGTTCCCCTCGGTTACTGTCTGACGGCAACATGATCCATTCCGCTCATAATTTCCAATTGCAGTTTTGTAAAATTGCGATAGGTAAAAGTTATGAACTTCACGCTAAAGCAGCTCGAATATTTCCGTGCACTGGCGACCTTGGGCAACTTCGGTCGGGCGGCGGAG of Sulfitobacter sp. DSM 110093 contains these proteins:
- a CDS encoding outer membrane protein transport protein, whose protein sequence is MKSHFLALPALLASTAAVHAGGIDRSGQSINALFESGRYAEFSFGHISPDTSGTSVAGLGSRDSGNATENFLQFGAAYKADINEKWSYAIIYDQPFGADVDYPAGTGYYAAGSQADLDSHALTGLMRYRVNDNFSVHGGLRVQSIEATAAVPFVSNYSVTGDRDIGVGYSAGVAYERPDIAMRVSLTYNSKIKHDLDTSENSVALGSTTSETEIETPQSLNLEFQTGIAADTLLFGGVRWVDWSDFDISPTNYDTLTSGGSLVSYDDDVFTYSLGVGRRLNDNWSVSASVGYEKSNGGFASNLGPTDGNKSIALAAVYTRDNMKITTGVRYVNIGDAETAIPGFAPAADFEDNDAVAFGVKVGFTF
- a CDS encoding DMT family transporter encodes the protein MTPTFRAALWMIGSIGSFSTMAVAGRELSARFDTFEVMLYRSVIGVIIVVTLAGATGAWRQINTRNFGLQLIRNLAHFTGQNLWFLAVSLIPLAQVFALEFTSPLWVIVLSIFLLGERLTATRALAGIMGFIGILIVARPDIGNLNTGILAAAACAVFFALTNVLTKRLTRSQGITTILFYLTTLQLVFGLIAAGYDGDVALPTAETAPFLLLVGACGLLAHYCLTNALSIAPATVVVPIDFVRLPAIAVVGMLLYGEALDVWVFIGAGIIFAGNYLNIWFETRKPHIQ
- a CDS encoding antibiotic biosynthesis monooxygenase, which gives rise to MKVVLSGHLRCATRAEADRVRAGLDAHLRLTRAEPGCLRFDVTPTDDPLVWQVTELFTDRTAFDAHQARAAASDWATLTAGITRDYQITSPA
- the guaA gene encoding glutamine-hydrolyzing GMP synthase; translated protein: MTDITHDRLLIIDFGSQVTQLIARRLRELNVFCEIHPFNTVDDAFLKEFAPKAVILSGGPSSVFAEGAPMPPQAVFELGVPILGICYGQQVMMHCLGGHVERGHGTAEFGRAFVTPTGQQLELLEGWFATDREQVWMSHGDHVSKIAPGFEVYGTSPNAPFAITGDVSRNFYAVQFHPEVHHTPNGPRLYENFVRLAGFKGDWTMSAYRDEAIAAIREQVGDQKVICGLSGGVDSSVAAVLIHEAIGDQLTCVFVDHGLLRKGEAEEVVTMFRDHYNMPLIHADEQELFLGELDGVSDPETKRKIIGKLFIDVFQKHAKDVGDATFLAQGTLYPDVIESVSFSGGPSVTIKSHHNVGGLPEKMGLKLVEPLRELFKDEVRELGRELGLPPSFIGRHPFPGPGLAIRCPGEITREKLAILREADAVYIDQIRRHGLYDDIWQAFVAILPVRTVGVMGDGRTYDFACALRAVTSVDGMTADYYPFTHDFLGETATRIINEVPGINRVTYDITSKPPGTIEWE
- a CDS encoding trimethylamine methyltransferase family protein, encoding MAESARRARGGGGAARRAARTAVSFETARYIERNIPNFEVLTEEALKIIEHNADTVLEEIGVNFPDNPDALALWREAGADVQGERVRIPRGLARKLCSTAPSTITQVARNRERDVVIGGKSLVLAPVYGPPFVRDAAGGRRYATMADFEKFVKLGYMSKWLHHSGGTVCEPTDIPVNKRHLDMLHAHMTLSDKPFMGSVTEPSRAQDSVDMCGILFGKDFVQENTVMTSLININSPMTFDDVMMGALKVYAENNQACIISPFIVGGAMAPVSVAGTLTQVLAETLAGIAYSQLVRPGAPVIMGAFVTSIDMNSGAPTFGTPEAAHITYGAGQLARRLNLPYRSAGSFNGSKLPDAQAAYETSNSLNMGLLSGVNFMLHACGWLEGGLVSSFEKFVMDADQLGTLHHLARGVEMDENAQAMDAIREVGPGGHYLGCAHTQNNFREAFWKSDLLDYKPFETWSDEGARDTQALASARVEKLLADYQQPALDPGIREALDAFVVERKAAEPDSFT
- a CDS encoding DUF6477 family protein — protein: MQDLLTMLTKLHRPRLLMRAARIGAEDYQRGTHLPRILGFGILPRHGTALLKLTEIEADLNTQRKAADASYSLIRHVDVLIAMVGEARFLKTTQTPSA
- a CDS encoding DUF6456 domain-containing protein — protein: MPGWVPHGALHYLAHTETGAPIRALARQAGCHASTIMRQIRRIETRRDDPLVDAALRRLGAVRRGLDCTAGPPAGKTVTMNKRSAQLPDEMTFAAEALRVLRRLHETGAVLAVAEGMEKAVVVRETETGPGARTAVVDSAVAQAMALKDWIAPGSSGRVTRYHITSAGRGALRRMMAEQGETPAGGFAEDRATFSGMPCDQSGEEGTAGAQPRRSRYCLSESPLSALARRRDKSGTPFLEEGMVHAGERLREDFELAQMGGGITQNWDNFLTPGAKPTARGDNSGVMAAAEARKRVADAMADLGPGLSDVVLRCCCYLEGLETTEKRLGWSARSGKIVLRIALMRLKRHYDETVGPGGPMIG
- a CDS encoding catalase yields the protein MSKRLTTTAGAPMPTNETSKTAGSRGPVLLDDYQLIEKLAHQNRERIPERAVHAKGWGAEGTFTVTHDISEYSCAAIFSQVGKTCEILSRWSTVAGELGAADSERDVRGFSVKFYTEEGNWDVVGNNTPIFFVRDAYKFPDFIRTQKRHPRTNLRSPEAMFDFWAAQPESVHQVTILMSDRGIPVNPMHMHGYGSHTYSMWNAKGERHWVKFHFRCQQEIRNRTNEDAEKLIGSTRENFQEDLFNAIEGGDHPKWELNIQVMPEAEAETCGFNPFDLTKVWPHADYPLIPVGMLEFNRNPDNYFQSIENAAYSPSNKVPGIGFSPDKMLQARVFSYADAHRYRLGTHYEALPANAPKAAPMHHYHKDGSMRFFPQQTGHPDAYYEPNQYEESARPDPSVQEPPLRISGDADRYVQEETDADYVQPRKLYTEVFDQAQRDRLHENMAGAMAPCSQQVKERWYAVLEKVHPDYAAGVRNACEKDEVAISVTDETPTKVAD